A window from Candidatus Nitrospira neomarina encodes these proteins:
- the sppA gene encoding signal peptide peptidase SppA: MILGGLVLFSVGKSLIPELLIAGKDGVAIVRVEGPILDSYQTVEELKNFADDPLVKAIVVRIDSPGGGVAPSQEIYNAVKRVRKEKNKTVIASMGTVAASGGYYIAVGTDRILANPGTLTGSIGVIMQLANFHELLEKIGVKNLVVKSGKYKDIGSPFRPMNEEDRKVLELVMNDVHRQFIDAVADGRSLDVAEVEQLADGRVFTGQQAKSILLVDDIGDLHDAIKLAGELGGIEGEPRVMEVTKPFSFRDLLENTFLGSVRTFATTHFPTPLLYLWVA; encoded by the coding sequence ATGATTCTCGGAGGCCTTGTCCTGTTTAGTGTTGGGAAAAGCCTGATTCCGGAATTATTGATAGCAGGTAAGGATGGTGTGGCCATCGTTCGGGTTGAGGGTCCCATTCTTGATTCGTATCAGACTGTCGAGGAACTGAAAAACTTTGCCGACGATCCTTTGGTCAAAGCGATTGTGGTGAGAATTGATAGCCCAGGTGGGGGTGTGGCGCCTTCTCAAGAAATTTATAATGCTGTTAAGAGAGTCAGAAAAGAAAAGAATAAAACGGTGATTGCCTCCATGGGTACGGTGGCGGCTTCGGGAGGCTATTATATTGCCGTGGGCACCGATCGCATTCTCGCTAATCCGGGTACTTTGACGGGGAGTATTGGCGTCATCATGCAATTGGCCAATTTTCACGAGTTACTTGAAAAAATCGGAGTCAAAAACCTTGTAGTCAAAAGTGGAAAATATAAAGATATCGGCTCTCCTTTTCGTCCCATGAATGAAGAAGATCGCAAAGTCTTAGAATTGGTGATGAATGATGTTCATCGTCAATTTATCGATGCGGTGGCCGATGGGCGATCCCTGGATGTGGCGGAAGTCGAGCAGTTAGCCGATGGGCGTGTCTTTACGGGGCAGCAAGCCAAATCAATTTTGTTAGTTGATGATATCGGTGATTTGCACGATGCCATTAAGTTGGCCGGCGAATTAGGCGGGATTGAGGGGGAGCCACGTGTCATGGAGGTGACCAAGCCGTTTTCATTCAGGGATTTACTTGAAAACACATTTCTTGGAAGCGTTCGCACCTTTGCCACGACTCATTTTCCCACCCCGTTGCTGTACCTTTGGGTGGCTTGA
- a CDS encoding integration host factor subunit beta, producing the protein MTKADLIEKLAEKAPQLSRRQAEVVVNTIFDSIRDSLKRGEKTEIRGFGSFRLRHRQTKEGRNPKTGESVSVPEKRMPFFKAGKEIKELLNPELPPV; encoded by the coding sequence ATGACAAAAGCGGATCTCATCGAAAAGTTGGCGGAAAAGGCTCCCCAATTGAGTCGAAGGCAAGCCGAGGTCGTAGTCAACACCATTTTTGATTCTATCCGTGATTCTTTAAAGCGTGGAGAAAAAACAGAAATCCGTGGTTTTGGAAGTTTTCGTCTTCGACACCGTCAGACCAAAGAAGGGCGAAACCCTAAAACTGGAGAATCGGTGTCGGTCCCTGAAAAGCGCATGCCGTTTTTTAAAGCCGGTAAAGAGATCAAAGAATTGTTAAACCCTGAGTTACCACCTGTTTAA
- a CDS encoding PCP reductase family protein — protein MSTTEPSHTEHEIPWTEEASSRLERAPLFLRGMVRRLAEKKAKELGYTEITAETLDQFKQQMMGSMGGAAGMTQAAEDMAQGKLPWTSEARKRLEAVPEFMRSMIGKIAEDVAKERGHMEVNVELFEKVEALGDIPIEKNVPMEWTDEALALLNKRIQDSPPIAMEFVTDMLKRDAEDLAREQGIEKIDAETLIRLWEDPPTQVAWTDEAWKRLHTSPDFVRSGIRKAAERRARKLGLTTIDSEHLTTFRNEAMMKAVKRIRSFGYQELTFDAFGDAMQKVKRLKGNEQAEHRLDEIRDYMKKKPEVGLLGDELMTRFRNYLKGEGKL, from the coding sequence ATGTCTACTACCGAGCCATCTCACACAGAACACGAGATCCCCTGGACGGAAGAGGCTTCGTCTCGCTTAGAACGCGCTCCTTTGTTCCTGAGAGGTATGGTTCGACGTCTTGCAGAAAAAAAAGCCAAAGAATTGGGATATACAGAAATTACGGCTGAAACTTTAGACCAATTTAAGCAACAAATGATGGGTTCGATGGGGGGCGCGGCCGGCATGACTCAAGCTGCCGAGGACATGGCTCAAGGCAAACTCCCCTGGACCTCCGAGGCGCGGAAGCGACTAGAGGCCGTTCCAGAGTTCATGCGAAGCATGATTGGCAAAATCGCTGAAGATGTGGCTAAAGAACGCGGCCATATGGAAGTGAATGTGGAATTATTTGAAAAGGTTGAAGCCTTAGGGGATATTCCGATAGAGAAAAACGTGCCCATGGAATGGACCGATGAAGCTTTGGCTTTGTTGAATAAGCGTATTCAGGATTCACCTCCGATTGCTATGGAATTTGTGACGGATATGTTAAAGCGGGATGCCGAGGATCTAGCCAGGGAACAAGGGATCGAGAAGATTGATGCTGAAACCTTGATCCGTCTCTGGGAGGATCCGCCCACACAGGTGGCATGGACAGATGAGGCCTGGAAACGTCTTCATACCTCACCGGATTTTGTACGAAGCGGCATCCGAAAAGCTGCAGAACGCCGTGCGAGAAAACTCGGGCTAACCACTATCGACTCCGAACACCTCACCACCTTTCGAAATGAGGCGATGATGAAAGCCGTCAAGCGGATTCGAAGTTTTGGCTATCAGGAACTGACCTTTGATGCGTTTGGCGATGCTATGCAAAAAGTTAAACGATTAAAGGGGAATGAGCAGGCGGAACATCGCTTGGATGAGATCAGGGATTATATGAAGAAAAAGCCTGAAGTTGGTTTATTGGGTGATGAACTCATGACCCGTTTCAGGAATTATTTAAAAGGAGAAGGAAAGTTGTAA
- a CDS encoding ribonuclease H family protein: MKFYAVRRGRTIGIFESWDACRAQVHHFPGAEYKAFPNREEAEAFLSSRSIRQPTKKNQATATSSSMIEVWVDGSCFPKDDGTLRLGWGVLVKKNGVEIHRDKGNDIPQEAMIHRNVAGEILAILKAIKWCQSQGITEMTIYFDYQGLESWATGAWRTKLPFTQAYAQTINESGITIHWVKVKAHSGNPENDLVDQLAKEGAMGK; encoded by the coding sequence ATGAAATTCTATGCCGTCCGCCGCGGCCGCACCATTGGCATCTTTGAGAGTTGGGATGCCTGCCGTGCCCAAGTACATCATTTTCCCGGAGCCGAATATAAAGCCTTCCCCAACCGAGAAGAAGCCGAAGCTTTTCTTTCATCCCGTTCAATACGCCAACCAACCAAGAAGAATCAGGCGACAGCAACATCATCCTCGATGATCGAAGTTTGGGTCGATGGATCCTGCTTCCCCAAAGATGATGGCACTCTTCGACTGGGCTGGGGGGTCCTGGTCAAAAAAAATGGTGTAGAAATTCACCGGGACAAGGGGAACGACATTCCGCAGGAAGCCATGATTCACCGAAATGTCGCTGGGGAAATTCTTGCCATCCTTAAAGCCATCAAATGGTGCCAATCCCAAGGGATAACTGAAATGACGATCTACTTTGATTACCAAGGGCTGGAAAGTTGGGCAACCGGAGCCTGGCGCACCAAGCTACCATTTACCCAAGCCTACGCACAGACGATCAATGAATCAGGCATCACGATTCACTGGGTCAAAGTGAAAGCTCATTCCGGCAATCCGGAAAATGACCTTGTCGATCAACTTGCGAAAGAAGGGGCAATGGGGAAGTAA
- a CDS encoding tetratricopeptide repeat protein produces MVQPITHHHRPYAKPTNVLNVFLLFFLLPHCASTPPASNLPPSESDLNLLGKAALCQTKTEVQTGWLQSVGQESPWGGGTEVFRETSSPKKHAQWFMFNEDQTLVGVITVFPRGLALEDYPKLRHTLSQLPPAREFFYHSSQLLKEQTPDSGTLHRTGEATTTHQYFMRHTQGKQDQLVMAVFVLDPYETLLDGSQSKFLSYVEGPDHPGKDLPSIKGQLGSETEFLGLQQFARGEIALFASCGNKQPEIAIDAYQKAIQYGLSDPKQLAEAHHRLGLALRNMGRVPEAATALEQALTIQPYSAVILNSYGSVLAQLGKVPKAIETYERALSLQPNYAQARFNLAEAYEVHNPKRAIQEYETFLILAGDNPEEMTKIDLAKGRIQTLQGGSRQ; encoded by the coding sequence ATGGTACAACCGATCACCCATCATCATCGACCCTATGCAAAGCCGACAAATGTCCTGAATGTGTTTTTGTTATTCTTCTTACTCCCACATTGCGCCAGCACTCCCCCTGCCTCCAACCTTCCACCTTCCGAAAGCGACCTCAATCTCTTAGGAAAGGCCGCCTTGTGCCAAACCAAAACAGAGGTTCAAACGGGTTGGCTGCAATCCGTGGGACAGGAATCTCCCTGGGGAGGAGGCACCGAGGTCTTTCGTGAAACCTCATCACCCAAGAAACACGCACAATGGTTCATGTTTAATGAAGATCAAACCCTTGTGGGCGTCATCACCGTATTCCCACGCGGTCTGGCTTTAGAAGACTATCCGAAACTTCGTCATACCCTGAGTCAATTACCACCGGCTCGTGAATTCTTTTATCATTCTTCCCAGCTTCTAAAAGAACAAACCCCTGACTCTGGCACTCTGCATCGGACCGGAGAAGCCACGACCACGCATCAATATTTCATGCGACACACTCAAGGGAAACAAGACCAGCTGGTCATGGCCGTTTTCGTTCTTGATCCTTATGAAACACTTTTAGATGGCAGCCAATCAAAATTTCTTTCTTATGTGGAAGGTCCGGATCATCCGGGGAAAGACCTCCCGAGTATAAAAGGACAATTAGGGTCAGAAACGGAATTTTTAGGACTTCAGCAATTTGCCAGAGGAGAAATAGCCTTATTTGCGTCGTGTGGCAACAAGCAGCCAGAAATAGCCATTGACGCCTATCAGAAAGCCATTCAATATGGCTTATCTGATCCGAAACAGTTGGCGGAAGCCCACCATCGTCTTGGATTGGCCTTAAGAAACATGGGCAGAGTCCCAGAAGCCGCAACTGCCCTGGAACAGGCCCTGACCATCCAGCCATATTCAGCAGTCATCCTCAATAGTTATGGCTCAGTCTTAGCGCAACTTGGAAAAGTACCAAAGGCTATCGAAACCTATGAGCGGGCGTTGTCCTTGCAGCCAAACTATGCTCAGGCCCGATTCAATTTGGCTGAAGCTTATGAAGTCCATAACCCCAAACGCGCTATTCAAGAATACGAAACATTCCTGATATTGGCAGGGGACAATCCTGAGGAAATGACAAAAATTGACCTGGCCAAAGGTAGAATTCAGACCCTACAAGGCGGGTCCAGACAGTAA
- a CDS encoding ubiquitin-like protein Pup, which translates to MDKQERKYESRKPSSPKETEDVQADPNVAETGQRLKEEMDELVDEIDKVLEENAAEFVKNYVQKGGE; encoded by the coding sequence ATGGACAAGCAAGAGCGTAAATACGAATCACGAAAACCAAGCTCTCCCAAAGAAACAGAGGACGTTCAGGCTGATCCGAATGTTGCGGAGACCGGTCAACGTCTAAAAGAAGAAATGGATGAACTGGTTGATGAAATTGATAAAGTTTTAGAAGAAAATGCGGCTGAGTTTGTCAAAAATTATGTACAAAAAGGTGGAGAATAA
- a CDS encoding RelA/SpoT family protein, translated as MGVTHLTDIVQLMDQVKAYYPEADTDFIKRAYDYSAKAHEGQTRRTGEPYVQHPLAVAGILTFLKLDVPAIVAGLLHDTLEDTVATRAELEKEFGSDVARLVEGVTKIGQIPFKTDEEKQAENFRKMVLSMADDIRVVFIKLADRLHNMQTLEALSDEKRRKIAQETMEIYAPLANRLGMSWIKQQLEDLCFQYLEPDAWSHLKLRLAKKDEERQEYIQSLIHLAQQALLDAGLPGQIDGRPKHLFSIYQKMERRSVSFDEIFDLTAVRIVTDTKMNCYAILGLLHSIWPPVPGRFKDYIATPRSNLYQSLHTTVVGPQGEYVEFQIRTADMHRINEYGVAAHWLYKEPGKVGERDEQVFSWLRQFVEWHKDLADNRQFMDSVKLDLFHDVVFVFTPTGEVREIPVGATPLDFAYAIHTEIGDHCVGAKINGKLVPLRYQLSSGDMVEILTSPSQVPHRGWLKFVRTSRAKTKIKHWFKVEEQKRALELGRRLLEQEFRKHNLPVAQSLKSDRLSSMAKAKGSETVDELIRQVGFGRLSPDQIVSHFLEGAEQGPSSPTKVVPHLPQQKLPGLLREGSVKFGGTKDVLMQLSKCCKPVPGEPIRGYITRGRGLTIHAIDCPNFQSLEWDHNRLVEVEWDSELDGTHSVEVSVLTLDRTGVLAKVSAGISQCQANITRAEISTREDRKAVLDFVIEVKNTAHLELILQEIQRVDGILSAKRVRGW; from the coding sequence ATGGGTGTGACGCATTTGACCGATATTGTACAACTTATGGATCAGGTAAAAGCCTATTACCCCGAGGCTGATACCGACTTCATCAAACGAGCTTATGATTATTCCGCGAAGGCTCATGAAGGGCAAACTCGACGTACAGGCGAACCCTATGTCCAGCATCCTTTAGCGGTCGCTGGAATTTTAACTTTTTTGAAATTGGACGTTCCCGCGATTGTGGCTGGACTCTTACATGACACGCTCGAAGATACCGTAGCGACGAGAGCCGAGTTAGAAAAAGAATTTGGAAGTGACGTGGCTCGTTTAGTGGAGGGCGTCACCAAAATTGGGCAAATTCCTTTTAAAACTGATGAAGAGAAGCAGGCGGAAAATTTCCGCAAAATGGTTCTCTCTATGGCTGATGATATTCGAGTGGTGTTTATCAAGTTAGCGGATCGATTGCATAACATGCAGACACTTGAAGCGTTGTCGGACGAAAAACGGAGAAAAATTGCACAAGAAACAATGGAAATTTATGCACCGCTAGCTAACCGGCTTGGTATGAGTTGGATTAAGCAGCAGCTAGAGGATTTGTGCTTCCAATATTTGGAACCGGATGCCTGGTCTCATTTAAAGCTTCGGTTGGCTAAAAAGGATGAGGAGCGTCAGGAATATATTCAATCCCTGATTCACCTGGCTCAGCAGGCTCTTTTGGACGCAGGGTTGCCAGGACAGATCGATGGACGTCCTAAGCATCTCTTTAGCATTTATCAAAAAATGGAGCGCCGGTCCGTATCTTTTGACGAAATTTTTGATTTGACAGCGGTTCGTATTGTGACGGATACCAAAATGAATTGTTACGCCATTTTAGGATTGCTGCATTCCATTTGGCCTCCCGTCCCTGGTCGCTTTAAGGACTACATTGCGACTCCACGTTCGAATTTGTACCAATCGTTACACACGACAGTTGTTGGCCCACAAGGAGAGTATGTGGAATTCCAAATCCGGACGGCGGATATGCATCGAATAAATGAATACGGTGTGGCAGCCCATTGGCTCTATAAGGAGCCTGGAAAAGTTGGCGAACGGGATGAACAGGTCTTCAGCTGGCTCAGGCAGTTTGTGGAATGGCACAAGGATCTTGCCGATAACCGCCAGTTTATGGATTCGGTTAAATTGGATTTATTCCATGATGTTGTGTTTGTGTTTACGCCCACGGGGGAAGTGCGGGAGATCCCTGTTGGAGCCACTCCATTAGACTTTGCCTATGCGATTCATACGGAAATTGGAGATCATTGTGTCGGGGCAAAGATAAATGGAAAATTAGTACCTCTCCGTTATCAATTAAGCAGTGGGGATATGGTAGAGATTCTGACCTCCCCCTCGCAGGTACCTCATCGAGGTTGGTTGAAATTTGTCCGAACTTCACGGGCCAAAACGAAAATCAAGCATTGGTTTAAAGTTGAAGAGCAAAAGCGGGCCCTGGAACTTGGGCGACGGCTGTTGGAACAAGAATTTCGGAAACATAATCTTCCTGTCGCACAATCTTTGAAATCTGATCGCCTTTCATCAATGGCTAAGGCAAAGGGCAGTGAAACAGTGGATGAATTGATTCGGCAGGTTGGATTCGGTCGTTTGTCTCCGGATCAAATTGTCAGTCACTTTCTGGAAGGTGCCGAACAAGGGCCTTCGTCTCCCACGAAGGTCGTCCCTCACCTCCCTCAGCAAAAGCTCCCTGGACTCCTTCGGGAGGGATCTGTGAAATTTGGGGGAACCAAAGATGTTTTGATGCAACTCTCCAAGTGTTGTAAGCCTGTTCCTGGTGAGCCGATTCGTGGATATATTACTCGGGGGAGAGGGTTGACCATTCATGCGATCGATTGTCCGAACTTTCAATCATTAGAATGGGATCACAATCGCTTAGTGGAGGTGGAATGGGATTCAGAGCTAGACGGAACGCATTCAGTTGAAGTGTCAGTTTTGACCCTGGATCGAACTGGTGTGTTGGCTAAAGTGTCCGCTGGAATTTCTCAATGTCAGGCTAATATTACCAGGGCAGAGATTTCTACCAGGGAGGATCGAAAGGCCGTATTGGACTTTGTTATCGAAGTAAAAAATACTGCCCACCTTGAACTAATACTGCAGGAAATTCAACGAGTTGACGGCATTCTTTCTGCTAAGCGAGTGCGAGGATGGTAA
- a CDS encoding DUF192 domain-containing protein, whose protein sequence is MPFCLSMGLIIGSPVNVFGEINDRKDKGLASITTPKGAMIYAEVADTSNKRAQGLMYRTAMEENHGMLFIFPELGYWTFWMKNTKIPLDILWLDEKGTIIHIEANVPICTRTDDHCPRHYSYKQSWQVLELNAGIAEKLQLLPGSRLTISLPPQSPNPS, encoded by the coding sequence GTGCCCTTTTGCTTAAGCATGGGCTTAATCATTGGATCTCCCGTAAACGTTTTTGGCGAAATAAATGACCGAAAGGACAAGGGGCTTGCAAGCATCACAACACCTAAGGGAGCAATGATTTACGCAGAGGTGGCAGATACATCAAATAAAAGAGCTCAAGGCCTGATGTACCGGACGGCCATGGAGGAGAACCATGGTATGCTCTTTATTTTTCCAGAATTGGGGTATTGGACCTTTTGGATGAAAAATACCAAGATCCCACTTGATATATTATGGTTAGACGAAAAGGGAACCATCATCCACATTGAAGCAAACGTCCCTATTTGCACGAGAACGGATGATCACTGCCCACGCCATTATTCATATAAACAATCATGGCAAGTCCTTGAACTCAATGCCGGCATCGCAGAAAAGCTTCAACTCCTACCTGGAAGCCGATTAACCATCTCATTGCCTCCGCAGAGCCCTAACCCCTCTTAG
- the tuf gene encoding elongation factor Tu, with amino-acid sequence MAKAKFERKKPHVNVGTIGHVDHGKTTLTSALTKVMGDTGKAKFVPYDEVAKASESQGRRDPTKILTIAISHVEYETDNRHYAHVDCPGHADYVKNMITGAAQMDGAILVVSAADGPMPQTREHILLARQVGVPFIVVFLNKADKVEDKELLELVELEVRELLTKYGFPGDDVPVVIGSAIKAIEGDQSEVGVPSIMRLLEAVDSYIPTPQRAIDKPFLMPIEDVFTISGRGTVVTGRVERGVVKVGDEIEIVGLKPTQTTIVTGVEMFRKVLDEGQAGDNIGALLRGTKKEDVERGMVLAKPKSITPHTKFKAEVYILTKEEGGRHTPFFNGYRPQFYFRTTDVTGVVQLNPGVEMVMPGDNVSFEGELISPIAMEQGVRFAVREGGRTVGAGVVTEIVA; translated from the coding sequence ATGGCGAAGGCGAAATTTGAGCGGAAGAAGCCGCATGTCAATGTGGGGACGATCGGGCACGTTGACCATGGGAAGACGACCCTGACGTCGGCCTTGACGAAAGTGATGGGCGATACGGGGAAGGCGAAGTTTGTTCCCTATGATGAAGTCGCCAAGGCGAGTGAGAGTCAGGGGCGACGGGATCCGACCAAAATTCTCACCATTGCCATCTCCCATGTGGAATATGAAACCGACAATCGCCATTATGCGCACGTCGACTGCCCGGGGCATGCGGATTATGTGAAGAACATGATTACCGGGGCGGCACAAATGGATGGGGCGATTTTGGTGGTCAGTGCCGCCGATGGGCCGATGCCGCAAACGCGGGAACATATTTTGTTAGCGCGGCAGGTGGGCGTCCCGTTTATCGTGGTCTTTTTGAATAAAGCGGATAAAGTTGAAGACAAGGAATTGCTGGAGTTGGTGGAATTGGAAGTGCGGGAGTTGCTGACGAAGTATGGCTTTCCGGGCGATGATGTGCCGGTGGTCATCGGGTCAGCGATTAAGGCCATCGAAGGGGATCAGAGTGAGGTGGGTGTGCCGTCGATTATGCGCTTATTGGAGGCGGTCGATAGTTACATCCCGACTCCCCAGCGAGCCATTGATAAGCCGTTTCTGATGCCGATTGAAGATGTCTTTACCATCAGCGGGCGGGGGACGGTGGTGACGGGCCGGGTGGAGCGTGGCGTGGTCAAGGTGGGGGATGAAATTGAGATTGTGGGGCTGAAGCCGACGCAGACGACGATTGTCACGGGCGTGGAAATGTTCCGGAAGGTGTTGGATGAGGGACAGGCGGGTGACAATATTGGAGCGCTGTTGCGGGGCACGAAGAAAGAGGATGTGGAGCGCGGCATGGTGTTGGCCAAGCCGAAGAGCATTACGCCGCATACGAAATTCAAGGCGGAAGTGTATATTTTGACGAAGGAAGAGGGTGGACGGCATACGCCGTTTTTTAATGGCTATCGTCCGCAGTTTTACTTCCGGACGACAGATGTTACGGGAGTGGTGCAATTAAACCCGGGGGTGGAGATGGTGATGCCGGGGGATAATGTGTCGTTTGAGGGTGAACTGATCTCCCCGATTGCGATGGAGCAAGGGGTGCGATTTGCAGTGCGAGAAGGGGGCCGAACGGTCGGAGCCGGGGTGGTCACGGAAATCGTCGCGTAA
- the rpmG gene encoding 50S ribosomal protein L33, with protein sequence MRVIISLACGDCKRRNYSTIKNKKNDPDRLEVKKYCRFCRKHSPHKEVK encoded by the coding sequence ATGAGAGTCATTATTTCTCTAGCGTGCGGAGATTGCAAGCGCCGAAATTATTCGACAATCAAAAACAAGAAAAACGATCCAGATCGGCTGGAAGTGAAAAAATATTGCCGATTTTGTCGAAAGCATAGCCCTCACAAAGAGGTGAAGTGA
- the secE gene encoding preprotein translocase subunit SecE — protein MFKKLWFSITEFLSDVRGELKKISYPTKSETIGSTTVVLLFCVIMSLYLSVVDSILVWLISRII, from the coding sequence GTGTTCAAGAAGCTATGGTTTTCCATTACCGAATTTTTGTCTGACGTGCGTGGGGAACTTAAAAAAATTTCTTACCCTACAAAATCTGAGACGATCGGGTCGACCACGGTGGTTCTCTTGTTTTGCGTGATCATGTCCTTGTACCTCTCTGTGGTGGATTCAATTCTTGTTTGGTTAATTAGCAGGATTATTTAG
- the nusG gene encoding transcription termination/antitermination protein NusG → MSSHWYVIHTYAGYEGRVRAGIVERANQLGMADSVAQVLVPTEDVVEFKEGKRRASKRKFFPGYVLLEANGPLGDEVVAMIKETPKVTGFIGGGTRPIPLDPEEVATLLKQLESGVTAPRELANFSKGDNVRIVDGPFLGFNGLVDEVDQDHGRVKALVSIFGRSTPVELAFSQVERV, encoded by the coding sequence ATGTCGAGTCATTGGTATGTCATTCACACCTATGCGGGATATGAGGGGCGGGTTCGGGCCGGAATTGTCGAGCGGGCGAATCAATTGGGTATGGCGGATTCTGTGGCGCAAGTCCTTGTTCCTACTGAGGATGTAGTGGAATTTAAAGAAGGAAAACGCCGGGCCTCTAAACGAAAATTCTTTCCAGGGTATGTTCTGCTTGAAGCGAATGGCCCGCTTGGGGATGAAGTCGTTGCTATGATCAAGGAGACCCCCAAGGTGACTGGTTTTATTGGAGGCGGAACCAGGCCAATCCCGCTTGATCCCGAGGAGGTGGCCACGCTATTGAAGCAGTTGGAATCCGGCGTAACGGCTCCAAGGGAGTTGGCCAATTTTTCAAAAGGGGACAATGTCCGGATTGTGGATGGCCCATTTTTAGGCTTCAATGGGTTGGTGGATGAAGTGGATCAGGATCATGGTCGGGTTAAGGCGCTAGTGAGTATTTTTGGTCGTTCAACCCCTGTGGAATTGGCGTTTTCTCAGGTTGAGCGTGTTTAA
- the rplK gene encoding 50S ribosomal protein L11 — protein sequence MAKEVTSQIKLQIPAGKANPAPPVGPSLGQHGVNIMEFCKQFNARTQKQEGSIIPVVISVYKDRSFSFVTKTPPASDLLKKAAGIIKGSGIPHKNKVGTITMAQLEDIAKLKVEDLNASDIPAAMNVIAGTARSMGISVEG from the coding sequence ATGGCCAAAGAAGTAACTAGTCAAATTAAATTGCAGATTCCGGCTGGAAAAGCCAATCCTGCTCCTCCTGTTGGGCCTTCCTTGGGACAACATGGAGTGAACATTATGGAATTTTGTAAACAGTTTAATGCTAGAACTCAGAAGCAAGAAGGTAGCATTATCCCGGTGGTCATTTCTGTTTATAAGGATAGAAGCTTTAGCTTCGTGACCAAGACTCCTCCGGCATCAGATTTACTGAAGAAGGCTGCAGGTATCATAAAGGGTTCAGGGATTCCCCATAAAAATAAAGTTGGAACAATCACCATGGCACAGCTAGAGGACATTGCGAAGTTGAAGGTGGAAGATTTGAATGCCAGTGATATCCCAGCTGCGATGAATGTGATTGCAGGAACCGCGAGAAGTATGGGCATTTCGGTTGAAGGGTAA
- the rplA gene encoding 50S ribosomal protein L1 yields MGKKFESALAKVTKALYSLEEASDLVKQAAFAKFDETVELSLCLGVDPKRADQMVRGTTVLPHGTGKKVRILVIAKGEKEQEAREAGADFVGSDDLLQKIQDGWLDFDSMIATPDMMGAVGRMGKVLGPRGLMPNPKTGTVTFEVGKAIQEIRRGRVEYKVDKAGNIHVPVGKVSFQGQQIRENAQSVFDSIMKAKPSSSKGKYVKSATLSSTMGPGIHLDGAAIAKQVS; encoded by the coding sequence GTGGGAAAGAAATTTGAATCGGCTTTAGCGAAGGTAACAAAGGCCCTATATTCATTGGAAGAGGCCAGTGACCTGGTAAAGCAGGCTGCTTTTGCCAAATTCGATGAGACGGTAGAGCTGTCACTTTGCCTTGGGGTAGATCCCAAGCGTGCGGATCAGATGGTTCGCGGGACTACGGTCCTTCCTCACGGAACGGGGAAAAAAGTCAGAATTTTAGTGATTGCAAAAGGAGAAAAGGAGCAGGAGGCCAGGGAAGCTGGTGCCGATTTTGTGGGGAGTGATGACCTTTTGCAGAAAATCCAAGATGGGTGGCTGGACTTTGACTCCATGATTGCGACCCCGGACATGATGGGTGCTGTCGGAAGAATGGGGAAAGTGTTGGGGCCACGAGGATTAATGCCAAATCCTAAGACTGGAACGGTGACCTTTGAGGTCGGGAAAGCCATTCAGGAAATCAGAAGGGGGAGAGTTGAGTATAAGGTTGATAAGGCGGGCAACATTCATGTTCCTGTTGGAAAGGTGTCTTTTCAGGGACAACAAATTAGAGAAAATGCCCAGTCGGTTTTTGATTCCATCATGAAGGCTAAGCCCTCTTCCAGTAAAGGAAAGTATGTGAAAAGTGCGACATTGTCCAGCACGATGGGACCAGGTATCCATCTGGACGGCGCCGCGATTGCAAAGCAGGTCAGTTGA
- the rplL gene encoding 50S ribosomal protein L7/L12 yields the protein MSKEDFIKVIEGMSVLELSDLVKGLEDRFGVTAAAPVGVMPAAVGAAAPAAEEQTEFTVVLGSAPADKKIQVIKVVREITGLGLKEAKDLVEAAPKAVKEGVSKEESETIKKKLQEVGATVEVK from the coding sequence ATGTCAAAGGAAGATTTTATTAAGGTTATAGAGGGCATGAGTGTCCTGGAACTGTCGGATCTTGTGAAGGGTTTGGAGGATCGATTTGGTGTGACGGCAGCGGCGCCTGTTGGGGTCATGCCTGCTGCAGTGGGCGCTGCGGCTCCTGCCGCTGAAGAACAGACCGAGTTTACGGTAGTATTGGGAAGTGCCCCAGCGGATAAAAAGATTCAAGTCATCAAGGTGGTGCGAGAAATTACTGGCTTGGGCTTGAAAGAAGCTAAGGATCTCGTTGAGGCGGCCCCGAAGGCGGTAAAGGAGGGCGTGTCCAAAGAAGAATCGGAAACTATTAAAAAGAAACTTCAAGAGGTTGGGGCAACCGTAGAGGTGAAATAG